In Nostoc sp. GT001, a genomic segment contains:
- a CDS encoding HAMP domain-containing sensor histidine kinase, giving the protein MRKTNSSFKCYQNFFGVRARILNWYVVLMALSAIVSILVIRHAFFIRQEKRIEDSLIQELKEFQKVVQGTNPATGKPFGDDVISIFDKYVARNFPDENEYFIALLNGKFYKSDPKVIPKSIYPDTGLLNYWAQLTQPKQGKHITSSGTLIYYVAEPVIKEKNRGVMVVVHSTALENQEVNEAIMIVTQVTIAVLFAASLLAWVVAGRVLSPLRLLTETARSITESDFSRRIPVQGSDEIAELTVTFNDMVQRLEAAFSSQRDFISDASHELRTPITIIRGHLELLGVGDDPKERRETLELVTDELDRMNRFVDDLLLLAKAEQPDFLNLETVEIGSLTEELYAKVKALGVRDWRLEAKASGCIVADRQRLTQAIMNLTVNATQHTQEVDVIALGSSLKKGRVRLWVRDTGNGINPNDQKRIFQRFARGSNGRRSDGAGLGLAIVQAIAFAHGGTVKVFSRKMGGATFTLILPLEPPQEVFLHEKNSDC; this is encoded by the coding sequence GTGAGAAAGACAAATTCATCCTTTAAATGCTATCAAAACTTCTTTGGCGTTCGCGCACGTATTTTGAACTGGTATGTAGTCCTGATGGCTTTGTCTGCCATAGTATCCATTTTGGTAATCCGTCATGCTTTTTTTATCCGTCAAGAAAAACGTATAGAAGACTCTCTAATCCAAGAATTAAAAGAATTTCAAAAAGTTGTTCAAGGAACAAACCCCGCTACAGGTAAACCATTTGGAGATGATGTGATTTCTATCTTTGATAAATACGTGGCTCGTAACTTTCCTGACGAAAACGAGTATTTCATTGCGCTCTTAAATGGTAAATTTTATAAATCAGACCCTAAAGTTATTCCAAAATCTATATATCCAGATACAGGATTATTAAACTATTGGGCACAGCTGACCCAGCCCAAGCAAGGCAAACACATCACTTCATCTGGTACTCTTATCTACTATGTAGCTGAACCAGTAATCAAGGAAAAAAACCGTGGGGTAATGGTAGTAGTTCATTCTACTGCCCTTGAGAATCAAGAAGTAAATGAGGCAATTATGATCGTTACTCAGGTAACTATAGCCGTACTGTTTGCAGCTTCGTTGTTAGCTTGGGTAGTAGCTGGAAGAGTACTTTCCCCTCTACGTTTACTGACTGAAACAGCTCGCTCGATTACTGAATCTGACTTCAGTCGACGCATTCCTGTACAAGGGTCAGACGAAATTGCTGAACTCACTGTTACCTTTAATGACATGGTGCAACGGCTTGAAGCCGCTTTCTCTAGTCAAAGAGACTTCATCAGCGATGCCAGCCATGAACTACGAACGCCAATTACTATTATCCGGGGTCATCTAGAACTATTGGGTGTAGGTGATGACCCCAAAGAGCGACGAGAAACACTAGAATTAGTCACCGACGAACTAGATCGGATGAATCGTTTTGTCGATGATCTATTGTTACTAGCTAAGGCAGAGCAACCAGATTTTTTAAACTTAGAAACTGTAGAAATTGGTTCGTTAACTGAAGAACTATACGCCAAAGTTAAAGCTTTAGGCGTTCGAGACTGGCGGTTGGAGGCAAAAGCTTCAGGTTGCATTGTAGCTGATCGACAACGGCTGACGCAGGCAATTATGAATTTAACTGTAAATGCCACTCAGCATACTCAGGAGGTAGATGTAATTGCACTGGGTTCATCCCTGAAAAAAGGTCGGGTGCGTTTATGGGTACGTGACACTGGTAACGGCATCAACCCTAACGACCAAAAACGGATTTTTCAGCGCTTTGCGCGTGGATCTAACGGTCGCCGTTCTGATGGTGCTGGTTTGGGATTGGCAATTGTTCAGGCCATAGCCTTTGCTCACGGAGGAACGGTCAAAGTCTTTAGTCGTAAGATGGGTGGAGCGACTTTTACTCTAATCCTTCCCTTAGAACCGCCACAGGAAGTATTTTTACATGAAAAGAATTCTGATTGCTGA